A single Ziziphus jujuba cultivar Dongzao chromosome 11, ASM3175591v1 DNA region contains:
- the LOC107432501 gene encoding ras-related protein RABA1c: MAGYRADDDYDYLFKVVLIGDSGVGKSNLLSRFTKNEFNLESKSTIGVEFATRTLNVDGKVIKAQIWDTAGQERYRAITSAYYRGAVGALLVYDVTRHATFENVDRWLKELRNHTESNIVVMLVGNKSDLRHLVAVSTEDGKSYAEKESLYFMETSALEATNVENAFAEVLTQIYHIVSKKAVEGAENGTDSSVPSKGEKINIKDDVSALKRVGCCSS; the protein is encoded by the exons ATGGCTGGGTATAGAGCTGACGATGACTACGATTACCTCTTCAAGGTGGTGTTGATCGGGGACTCCGGTGTGGGTAAGTCCAATCTGCTCTCCAGGTTCACAAAGAACGAGTTCAACCTCGAGTCCAAGTCCACCATTGGTGTTGAGTTCGCTACCAGGACTTTGAATGTTGATGGCAAAGTTATCAAGGCTCAGATTTGGGACACTGCTGGCCAAGAAag GTACCGTGCCATTACCAGTGCTTACTACCGTGGGGCTGTGGGGGCACTCCTTGTGTATGATGTTACCAGGCATGCAACATTTGAGAATGTAGATAGATGGCTGAAAGAGTTGAGGAACCATACTGAATCCAACATTGTTGTGATGCTTGTGGGTAACAAATCAGATCTTCGCCACCTTGTAGCAGTCTCAACTGAGGATGGGAAGTCCTATGCCGAGAAGGAATCACTCTATTTCATGGAGACTTCTGCACTGGAAGCAACAAATGTTGAAAATGCATTTGCAGAAGTTCTGACTCAAATCTACCATATTGTAAGCAAGAAAGCAGTTGAAGGAGCAGAAAATGGAACAGATTCTTCTGTCCCATccaaaggagagaaaatcaatataaaagATGATGTTTCAGCTTTGAAGAGAGTTGGGTGTTGCTCAAGCTAG